The following proteins are co-located in the Anomaloglossus baeobatrachus isolate aAnoBae1 chromosome 7 unlocalized genomic scaffold, aAnoBae1.hap1 SUPER_7_unloc_3, whole genome shotgun sequence genome:
- the LOC142259413 gene encoding taste receptor type 2 member 140-like, with protein MPSVFWTLVLIVLFLDTGLSLSLNVCIVISASRSIKNGVKVSPPDVIHLVMGLVGLVLQCCLTVQSYLFVLYTSILFMKKIYVPMTLLNLALIYFMSWLHAWLSAYYCTSIANFTHQLFLWSKRTIPSSLWLLLLLSAVESLVIGVSSIWSLIVETEDSSSDNCTDEVFFVKGTFYFSLLHVQIATVLGSFLPFVLTLLSILLTFSSLIRHMRRMKKSYCGITQQAHIKAIRSISLLLSLSAVFCIAQLMLFSGKASSSPDVLVTISWFLITVFPTANAIITIQVSSNIQKTFVKTFWARKRRN; from the coding sequence ATGCCTTCCGTGTTCTGGACCCTTGTGCTGATCGTCCTCTTCCTGGACACTGGCCTTTCACTCTCTCTGAACGTCTGTATAGTAATTTCTGCTTCCAGGAGCATAAAGAATGGAGTGAAGGTGTCTCCACCAGACGTGATCCACCTGGTGATGGGACTGGTGGGCCTGGTGCTGCAGTGCTGCCTGACGGTGCAGAGCTATCTCTTTGTCCTTTACACTTCCATCCTCTTTATGAAGAAAATATATGTACCTATGACTCTACTGAACCTCGCTCTGATTTACTTCATGTCTTGGCTCCATGCCTGGCTTTCTGCTTACTATTGCACCAGCATCGCCAACTTCACACATCAGCTATTTCTTTGGTCCAAGAGGACAATCCCAAGCTCCTTGTGGCTCCTTCTCCTGCTGTCAGCGGTGGAGTCATTAGTCATTGGCGTCTCATCCATCTGGTCTCTAATTGTTGAAACTGAAGACAGTTCTTCTGATAATTGCACAGATGAAGTCTTTTTTGTCAAGGGAACATTTTACTTTAGTCTTCTCCATGTACAAATAGCCACAGTTCTGGGCTCCTTCCTGCCCTTCGTTCTTACGCTCCTCTCCATCCTGCTCACATTTTCCTCGCTTATAAGACACATGAGGAGAATGAAGAAAAGCTATTGTGGAATCACCCAACAAGCCCACATCAAGGCCATCAGGAGCATCAGCCTGCTGCTGTCACTCTCTGCTGTCTTCTGCATCGCCCAGCTCATGTTATTCTCAGGTAAAGCAAGTTCATCTCCAGATGTCCTGGTCACCATCAGCTGGTTCTTAATCACAGTCTTCCCAACAGCCAACGCCATCATTACAATCCAGGTATCCTCCAATATCCAGAAGACATTTGTGAAGACATTCTGGGCCAGAAAACGTAGAAACTGA